A single genomic interval of Nostoc commune NIES-4072 harbors:
- a CDS encoding glycosyltransferase family protein, with protein sequence MTNLSFLFLVANTPWVYALAESLARDFPTHTIRSYDWLNYRRLKPKWPSSNTPLYLQRTMQLLPPGYAGSLGTVFRPYLNAKVKHWCRSLEKESGTTPWVIVPYPFSAPWVRQISSERLIYYNLDEYIYYQPSRKEQILHQEAELVNRAKIILCIAQFQVEALRQRYPHRAESIHHFPLGVVESYLNPEPDKLPEPMTVGYIGNLIERVDWQLVLQVAKTCPEVTFIFIGGLDGFAGDVNEKGWRANRQAVLSLPNVRHINEIPQEQVAQYYWSFAINWMPYDITHPFNQAACPTKVMDGIASGRPMLSTDIPECKLYPEWINVFHSPEEAITIIRQQLSLIATQDAYYKSTQQLKFAVKQTWQARATTLVKCLAQYES encoded by the coding sequence ATGACTAATCTTAGCTTTCTATTCCTTGTTGCCAATACTCCTTGGGTATATGCCTTAGCAGAATCCCTTGCTAGAGATTTTCCAACCCATACCATTCGTTCCTATGATTGGCTCAATTACCGTCGTCTAAAACCAAAATGGCCAAGTTCAAATACACCTCTCTATTTACAGCGAACAATGCAATTACTTCCTCCAGGCTATGCTGGCAGTTTGGGGACTGTATTCCGGCCCTACCTGAACGCGAAAGTCAAACACTGGTGTCGTAGTTTAGAGAAAGAATCTGGAACCACACCCTGGGTCATTGTACCGTACCCATTTTCAGCACCGTGGGTACGCCAAATTTCATCAGAAAGGTTAATTTATTACAACCTTGACGAATATATCTATTATCAACCCTCGCGTAAAGAGCAAATTTTGCACCAAGAAGCGGAATTAGTTAACAGAGCAAAAATTATCCTCTGTATTGCTCAATTCCAAGTCGAAGCTTTACGACAACGATATCCTCATCGGGCCGAATCCATTCATCACTTTCCTTTAGGAGTAGTGGAATCTTACTTAAACCCTGAGCCAGATAAATTACCTGAACCAATGACAGTTGGTTATATAGGCAATTTGATTGAACGGGTAGATTGGCAGCTAGTGCTACAGGTGGCTAAAACTTGCCCAGAAGTTACATTTATTTTTATCGGCGGTTTAGATGGATTTGCTGGGGATGTGAATGAAAAGGGTTGGAGGGCAAATCGTCAAGCCGTACTATCACTACCCAATGTTCGTCATATTAATGAAATCCCTCAAGAACAAGTTGCTCAGTATTACTGGTCATTTGCAATAAACTGGATGCCTTATGATATTACCCATCCCTTTAATCAGGCGGCTTGTCCGACAAAAGTGATGGATGGTATTGCCAGTGGTCGTCCTATGCTCAGTACAGACATTCCAGAGTGCAAGCTTTATCCAGAGTGGATTAATGTGTTTCATTCACCAGAAGAGGCAATTACTATAATTAGGCAACAACTAAGTTTGATCGCAACTCAAGACGCATATTATAAAAGCACTCAACAATTAAAATTTGCAGTTAAGCAAACCTGGCAAGCACGAGCTACAACCTTAGTAAAATGCTTGGCACAATATGAATCCTAA
- a CDS encoding acyltransferase family protein — MNPNLKTDVPQTSRFWTLDIIKGISVLAVIIFHVLPDVKSESNLTDSSILWINWLRYGGTLGVSIFFVLSGFGIHYSQAKQQIGDPKFQPIWNKFLIRRVRRLYPAYLGAILLSIIINSIWGLIRQQNIFAYLPQIWDLIAHLLFLHTLNPKTFFGVIPALWFVGTLVQLYLLYPIFYKLAKVWGISRALLAVILFTLISRLISQYLSFEPIGYELGSVLWFNSPQRWFEWCMGAWVAQQVVQKTHFPLNSISLYCLLILIWLRLGSSVNLVYEPVLGCLIGLMIWSLVIKETYISYSKRWYPILVLGRVSYPVYLLHQIFIPYISSVLSHSRFNTFSTFLLLLLLVVIVTLPISLLFHHFLEISPAKTKPKYDLIK, encoded by the coding sequence ATGAATCCTAATCTCAAAACTGATGTTCCTCAGACATCCCGCTTTTGGACTCTTGATATTATTAAAGGAATATCAGTTTTAGCTGTTATTATTTTCCACGTACTGCCAGATGTTAAGTCTGAGAGCAATTTGACTGATTCATCAATCCTCTGGATTAACTGGCTCAGATATGGAGGAACATTAGGCGTAAGTATATTTTTTGTTTTGAGTGGTTTTGGCATTCATTATTCCCAAGCAAAACAACAAATTGGCGACCCAAAGTTTCAACCTATATGGAATAAGTTTCTTATCCGTCGAGTGCGACGACTCTATCCCGCCTACTTAGGAGCAATTCTTCTTTCTATAATTATTAACAGTATTTGGGGTTTAATTCGTCAACAGAACATATTTGCCTATTTACCTCAAATTTGGGATCTCATTGCTCACTTATTATTTCTCCACACCCTCAACCCGAAAACATTTTTTGGCGTTATTCCTGCGTTATGGTTTGTGGGAACATTAGTACAACTATATCTGCTCTACCCTATTTTTTATAAGTTAGCTAAAGTTTGGGGTATCAGTCGAGCCTTATTAGCCGTAATCTTATTCACATTAATTAGTCGTCTAATCAGTCAATATCTTAGTTTTGAGCCAATAGGCTACGAATTAGGATCTGTATTGTGGTTCAATTCTCCTCAACGCTGGTTTGAGTGGTGTATGGGAGCCTGGGTTGCTCAACAAGTAGTTCAAAAAACTCACTTCCCGCTTAATTCTATCTCACTATATTGTTTGCTTATCTTGATTTGGTTACGATTAGGTTCCTCAGTCAATTTAGTTTACGAGCCTGTTTTAGGCTGCTTAATTGGTTTGATGATATGGAGCTTAGTTATTAAAGAAACATATATCAGTTACAGCAAACGCTGGTATCCTATATTAGTTTTAGGAAGAGTCAGCTATCCCGTTTACTTATTGCATCAGATTTTTATTCCTTACATTAGCTCGGTCTTATCTCATTCAAGATTTAATACATTTAGCACATTTTTATTACTATTGTTATTAGTGG